From Denitrovibrio acetiphilus DSM 12809, the proteins below share one genomic window:
- a CDS encoding ABC transporter permease: MPSGVDILALVFCFSGMGIDNFILNKANRLLSGSPVGIGEAGIPAAAVVLMLAFVVLSGAYKRLDFLRISAVSAVLCLTCVAVGGYASGVAAESPFARVSFSTGFWMFALGCMLFFMQAYASSGSLKRFFLVILMYMPLVCVIAGGLLNDVSVMVEYANYNDRFSSELLRHIYIAFGSIMLAVFAGIPIGIISARRSSLGGKLFSFLNIVQTIPSIALFGLLMVPLAWAASNSVILKSAGVSGIGWAPAVIALFLYSLLPIARNTYEGVKNIGDGVIEAAKGVGMTRRYMLFKVELPLSMPVILNGVRIALVQSIGNTAVVSLIGAGGMGVFIFQGLGQSAVPLIMLGTIPTIIMAVLADSIMQILISFSKGAAHDRA, from the coding sequence ATGCCTTCGGGAGTTGATATACTCGCTCTTGTTTTCTGCTTTTCCGGTATGGGCATAGATAATTTTATTCTGAATAAGGCAAATCGGCTGTTATCCGGCTCTCCGGTAGGTATTGGCGAGGCTGGGATTCCGGCGGCTGCTGTTGTTTTAATGCTGGCTTTTGTGGTTTTATCAGGCGCATATAAGAGGCTGGATTTTTTACGCATATCTGCTGTTTCAGCAGTTCTCTGCCTGACGTGCGTGGCTGTGGGTGGGTATGCTTCAGGTGTTGCCGCTGAAAGTCCTTTTGCCAGAGTGTCTTTCAGTACAGGCTTCTGGATGTTTGCACTGGGATGTATGCTCTTTTTTATGCAGGCGTATGCTTCTTCTGGCTCATTAAAACGTTTCTTCCTTGTCATTCTTATGTATATGCCTTTGGTTTGTGTAATAGCTGGTGGTTTGTTAAATGATGTTTCTGTTATGGTGGAATACGCCAATTACAACGACAGGTTCTCAAGTGAATTACTGCGCCATATCTATATCGCTTTCGGTTCTATAATGCTTGCAGTTTTTGCCGGAATTCCCATCGGGATCATATCTGCGAGGCGTTCCTCTTTAGGTGGGAAGCTCTTCAGTTTTCTTAATATTGTTCAGACTATCCCAAGCATTGCTCTCTTCGGTCTCCTGATGGTTCCACTCGCATGGGCGGCATCAAATTCTGTTATTCTGAAAAGTGCTGGAGTTTCAGGCATAGGGTGGGCTCCTGCTGTGATTGCTCTGTTTTTATACTCACTGCTGCCAATTGCCAGGAATACTTACGAAGGGGTAAAAAATATCGGTGATGGTGTTATTGAGGCGGCAAAAGGGGTGGGCATGACCAGACGGTATATGCTTTTCAAAGTTGAGCTTCCTCTAAGTATGCCTGTTATCCTGAACGGCGTGCGTATTGCTCTGGTACAGTCCATCGGCAACACTGCTGTGGTGTCCCTCATCGGTGCCGGCGGGATGGGAGTTTTCATATTTCAAGGGCTTGGTCAGTCGGCGGTTCCGCTTATCATGCTGGGTACTATACCAACTATAATTATGGCTGTGCTGGCAGACAGCATTATGCAGATCCTAATCTCTTTCAGTAAAGGAGCAGCTCATGATAGAGCTTAG
- the osmF gene encoding glycine betaine ABC transporter substrate-binding protein OsmF, whose product MFIIKRLLLAGLLTAFAAVTALADPVRVGSKIDTEGALLGNMILFVLGDAGVPVEDKTELGPTNIVRQAIITGQIDIYPEYTGNGAYLFKDADKAAYKNWEKGYADVKQLDYLHNKIVWLTPSPANNTWAIAVTGRFSEKNKINTLEDMADYVKGGGKVKIAVSEEFATRPDTLPAFQKAYGFKLSDNQLIILSGGNTAQTEQALAQGTSGVNFAMAYGTDGAIAALGLKILEDTKEVQPVYAPVPIVRESVLKQYPQIKERLSEVFQTLDMATLQRLNAQIAVNGVPAGKVAKSYLKNMDFIK is encoded by the coding sequence ATGTTTATTATAAAAAGACTTCTTCTTGCTGGTCTGCTTACAGCTTTTGCAGCTGTGACAGCTCTTGCCGACCCTGTCCGGGTTGGTTCAAAGATAGATACAGAGGGGGCGCTGCTCGGCAATATGATTCTTTTTGTGCTTGGTGATGCCGGAGTGCCTGTTGAGGATAAGACGGAGCTCGGGCCGACAAATATAGTTCGACAGGCGATTATCACAGGTCAGATTGATATCTATCCTGAATATACCGGAAACGGCGCATACCTTTTCAAAGATGCAGATAAAGCAGCCTATAAGAATTGGGAGAAGGGCTACGCTGATGTTAAACAGCTTGATTATCTGCATAACAAAATTGTCTGGCTGACCCCGTCACCTGCAAATAATACATGGGCGATAGCCGTTACAGGCAGATTTTCTGAAAAGAACAAAATAAATACCCTCGAAGATATGGCGGATTATGTCAAAGGAGGCGGAAAAGTTAAAATAGCTGTCTCTGAGGAGTTCGCCACCAGACCTGACACGCTTCCCGCCTTTCAGAAAGCATACGGCTTTAAGCTCAGTGACAACCAGCTCATCATCCTTTCCGGCGGAAACACAGCTCAGACAGAACAGGCTCTTGCTCAGGGGACGAGTGGAGTTAATTTCGCTATGGCATACGGCACAGACGGAGCCATCGCCGCACTTGGGCTTAAGATACTTGAAGATACAAAAGAGGTTCAGCCTGTTTATGCACCTGTGCCCATTGTGCGGGAATCTGTTCTGAAGCAGTACCCTCAGATAAAAGAAAGACTTAGCGAGGTCTTTCAGACTCTTGATATGGCAACACTGCAACGCCTGAATGCACAGATAGCTGTAAACGGCGTTCCTGCCGGAAAAGTGGCGAAGTCGTATCTGAAAAACATGGATTTCATAAAATAA
- a CDS encoding UDP-glucose dehydrogenase family protein — MNISVVGTGYVGLVTGTCFAEMGNYVICVDVNEDKINKLNNGIIPIYEPGLERIVIENNKADRLIFSTDIKNALEKTDICFIAVGTPMGEDGSADLQYVLAVAEEIGKHITKHTYIINKSTVPVGTADKVRETVSRVLQERGADISFDVISNPEFLKEGAAVNDFMKPDRVVVGADNERALDVMRELYAPFTVNHERFIAMDVRSSEMTKYAANSMLATKISFMNEIANICELVGADVNKVRVGIGSDSRIGYSFIYPGCGYGGSCFPKDVQALVRTANKNGYEPKLLEAVEAVNYDQKKSIPRKIFKKFGEDLSGMTFAVWGLSFKPETDDMRDAASITIVKELVAKGAKVKAYDPKAFHEAQTCYLKDVEGIEYLDSKYTALTGCDAMILVTEWKEFRSPDFDEIKKRLKNPVIFDGRNQYSSKKLHEMGFEYFQIGVMPK; from the coding sequence ATGAATATTTCTGTAGTAGGAACAGGTTATGTTGGTCTGGTGACCGGAACATGTTTTGCTGAAATGGGAAACTATGTTATTTGTGTCGATGTTAACGAAGATAAGATAAATAAGCTTAACAACGGTATCATACCTATTTATGAACCTGGTCTTGAACGTATCGTCATAGAAAATAATAAGGCGGACAGGCTCATCTTCTCCACTGATATAAAGAATGCGCTGGAGAAAACAGATATATGTTTCATCGCAGTGGGAACCCCTATGGGGGAGGACGGAAGCGCAGATCTGCAATACGTTCTCGCTGTTGCGGAAGAGATAGGCAAACATATTACAAAACACACATACATAATAAATAAATCAACCGTACCTGTCGGCACAGCAGATAAAGTGCGGGAGACTGTGAGCCGTGTTCTGCAAGAGCGTGGTGCAGACATATCATTTGATGTGATATCAAACCCGGAATTTCTGAAAGAGGGTGCTGCGGTCAATGATTTTATGAAGCCGGACAGGGTTGTTGTGGGTGCGGATAATGAACGGGCTCTTGATGTCATGAGAGAGCTTTATGCTCCGTTTACTGTTAATCATGAAAGATTTATAGCCATGGATGTGCGCTCGTCAGAGATGACAAAATATGCTGCAAACTCCATGCTCGCTACTAAGATATCTTTTATGAACGAAATAGCGAATATCTGCGAGCTTGTGGGGGCTGATGTTAATAAAGTAAGAGTCGGCATAGGGAGTGATTCCCGTATCGGCTACAGTTTTATATACCCGGGGTGCGGATACGGCGGAAGCTGTTTCCCTAAAGATGTGCAGGCTCTTGTACGGACAGCGAACAAGAACGGATACGAGCCTAAACTTCTGGAAGCTGTGGAAGCGGTCAACTATGACCAGAAAAAGAGTATCCCCAGAAAAATATTTAAAAAGTTCGGAGAAGACCTTTCAGGTATGACATTTGCCGTATGGGGTCTCTCTTTTAAGCCTGAAACAGACGATATGCGTGATGCCGCATCGATCACTATCGTAAAAGAGCTGGTGGCAAAAGGTGCTAAAGTGAAGGCATATGACCCGAAAGCATTTCATGAGGCGCAGACATGTTACCTGAAAGATGTGGAAGGGATAGAGTATCTTGACAGCAAATATACAGCCCTCACCGGATGCGATGCTATGATACTCGTTACTGAGTGGAAAGAGTTCAGAAGTCCGGATTTTGATGAAATAAAGAAGAGATTGAAAAATCCTGTCATTTTTGACGGACGGAATCAGTACAGCTCAAAGAAACTGCACGAAATGGGTTTTGAGTATTTCCAGATCGGCGTAATGCCAAAATAA
- a CDS encoding UDP-glucuronic acid decarboxylase family protein has product MKRVLVTGGAGFIGSHLCERLLEQGHEVLCVDNLFTSRKDNIKKLMDNKDFEFMRHDVTFPLSVEVDQIYNLACPASPVHYQFDPVQTTKTSVMGAINMLGLAKRLKIPVFQASTSEVYGDPEIHPQPESYKGSVNPIGVRACYDEGKRCAETLFFDYKRQHGLDIKVVRIFNTYGPKMHPQDGRVVSNFIMQALRGEDITIYGEGKQTRSFCYVDDMVDGFMKMMNTPEGFTGPVNLGNPNEFTILQLAELVIKIIGNKNNIIFKPLPQDDPMQRKPDITLAKRELEWEPAVMLEEGIVKTIEYFDNLLKRKGGI; this is encoded by the coding sequence ATGAAAAGAGTATTGGTCACTGGCGGAGCCGGTTTCATCGGCAGCCATCTTTGCGAGAGGCTTCTTGAACAGGGGCACGAGGTGCTTTGTGTGGATAACCTCTTTACCAGCAGAAAAGACAATATCAAAAAACTAATGGACAATAAAGATTTTGAATTCATGCGCCATGACGTGACATTTCCGCTCTCGGTGGAAGTGGATCAAATATATAACCTTGCATGTCCCGCAAGCCCTGTGCACTATCAGTTTGACCCTGTACAGACAACTAAAACATCAGTTATGGGTGCGATAAATATGCTCGGTCTCGCCAAAAGGCTTAAGATTCCGGTGTTTCAGGCGAGCACCTCGGAAGTTTACGGTGATCCTGAAATCCACCCTCAGCCGGAGAGCTACAAAGGGTCTGTAAATCCTATCGGAGTGCGGGCTTGCTATGACGAGGGGAAACGGTGTGCAGAAACATTATTCTTCGACTATAAGCGTCAGCACGGGCTGGATATAAAGGTTGTCCGTATTTTTAATACCTACGGGCCCAAAATGCATCCTCAGGACGGCAGAGTTGTCAGCAATTTTATTATGCAGGCACTCCGTGGCGAAGATATAACGATCTACGGCGAAGGGAAACAGACAAGAAGTTTTTGTTATGTGGATGATATGGTAGACGGATTTATGAAGATGATGAATACCCCTGAAGGGTTCACCGGTCCTGTGAATCTCGGAAATCCTAATGAATTTACTATTTTACAACTTGCTGAACTTGTCATAAAGATTATCGGAAATAAAAATAACATAATTTTCAAACCACTGCCGCAGGATGACCCGATGCAGAGGAAACCTGACATCACTCTCGCTAAGCGTGAACTTGAGTGGGAGCCCGCTGTCATGTTAGAGGAAGGTATTGTAAAAACAATAGAATACTTCGATAATTTATTGAAGAGGAAGGGTGGGATATAA
- the larA gene encoding nickel-dependent lactate racemase — protein MMDTNAPCPKSADKLSIPCGKEHVLLQIPKPADVLDSKIDTDVLPEDRIKDIMENDAVYSYGLNEVLEDAENILIILPDITRKSGAGQILPYIIESIEKQNKNFNMVVAVGTHRQPTEDELEIIFTPDIYREHKDKLIVHDCDNYDDHDFYGITKRKTTVLINKAYREHDTIITIGSVSYHYFAGYGGGRKLIVPGLASKKTIMANHKLALDPVAKKRHEKAVTGNLRNNPVHDDLVESVMIARSEHTFFAVNTILDNAGDVVGMTCGDLFMSHIKATEMLDAVSAVKVENKYDLAFLSAGGHPKDINMVQAQKSLDRISPILADNAKVIFFAECGDGYGNDYFKEFFDRKSADLMLTELLTDYQINRQTAYNLRSKLESFDVYLYTDLPESDCVRMGFIKLTNLIDAEKLAENAENIAYIPNAYNILPSV, from the coding sequence ATGATGGATACAAACGCACCATGTCCAAAATCGGCGGATAAGCTCAGCATCCCCTGCGGGAAAGAGCATGTTCTGCTCCAGATACCAAAACCGGCAGATGTGCTGGATTCAAAGATAGATACAGATGTTCTGCCGGAAGACAGGATAAAAGACATTATGGAGAATGATGCTGTATACAGCTACGGACTTAATGAAGTCTTAGAGGATGCAGAGAATATTCTTATCATTTTGCCGGACATAACACGCAAGTCAGGTGCAGGGCAGATTCTGCCTTATATTATAGAATCCATTGAGAAGCAGAATAAAAATTTTAATATGGTGGTTGCTGTCGGCACACATAGACAACCCACAGAAGATGAACTTGAAATTATTTTCACACCAGATATTTATCGTGAGCATAAAGACAAGCTGATTGTCCATGACTGCGATAATTACGATGATCACGACTTTTATGGAATTACAAAACGGAAGACCACCGTTCTTATAAACAAGGCTTATCGTGAACACGATACGATTATAACTATCGGTTCGGTTAGCTATCACTATTTTGCGGGTTACGGCGGCGGGCGGAAGCTCATTGTCCCAGGGCTTGCTTCCAAAAAGACTATTATGGCAAACCATAAACTTGCCCTCGACCCTGTTGCAAAAAAACGCCACGAAAAAGCTGTTACAGGCAATCTACGCAACAATCCGGTTCATGATGATCTGGTGGAAAGTGTTATGATTGCGCGCTCGGAACACACATTTTTTGCAGTAAATACTATTCTTGATAATGCAGGGGATGTTGTAGGGATGACCTGCGGCGATCTGTTTATGTCCCACATAAAAGCGACTGAGATGCTGGACGCTGTTTCAGCAGTGAAAGTAGAGAATAAATACGATCTTGCGTTTTTATCCGCAGGCGGGCACCCGAAGGATATCAATATGGTGCAGGCTCAGAAGTCGCTGGATAGAATATCGCCGATCCTCGCAGATAACGCAAAAGTTATCTTTTTTGCAGAGTGCGGCGACGGCTACGGCAACGACTATTTTAAAGAATTTTTTGACAGAAAGTCAGCAGACCTTATGCTGACAGAGCTGTTAACTGATTACCAGATAAACAGACAGACCGCCTATAACCTTAGGTCAAAGCTGGAGAGTTTTGACGTCTACCTCTATACCGACCTGCCTGAATCAGACTGCGTGAGAATGGGCTTCATAAAGCTTACCAATTTAATAGACGCAGAAAAACTTGCTGAAAATGCTGAAAATATCGCCTATATTCCAAATGCCTATAATATACTTCCTTCTGTTTGA
- the moaA gene encoding GTP 3',8-cyclase MoaA produces MMSTHNNMKDRFGREIKYLRVSVTDRCNFRCKYCMPTTDFKCLQHENILSYEELLFAVDVFCSLGVKKVRVTGGEPLVRKGIGSFLEGLGKMEKLEEVTLTTNGALLKEFTEQIKSAGIQRVNVSLDSLQEERYKDITGGFKLEKIIDSIKHVQRAGIGPVKTNMVVIKGYNDDEILDFCEFSAKNRIITRFIEFMPVGNFSEWKEENILFGKDILEIIKSKYDLKQTQKTRLGGPAQNYELSNGAMIGIITPISNHFCSECDKLRLTSDGKLRPCLLSDAEIDLVPSIKNQDRNALIEAIEEGLNIKDQEHKVLLEKRNDGYKRTMSKIGG; encoded by the coding sequence ATGATGTCTACGCATAATAATATGAAAGACCGGTTTGGCAGAGAGATCAAGTATCTCCGTGTGTCTGTAACCGATAGATGTAATTTCCGATGCAAATACTGCATGCCTACTACAGATTTTAAATGTCTGCAACACGAGAATATACTTTCTTATGAAGAGCTTTTGTTTGCTGTAGATGTTTTCTGCTCTCTCGGAGTGAAAAAGGTTCGCGTTACAGGCGGAGAACCGCTTGTAAGGAAAGGGATAGGTTCATTCCTTGAGGGACTTGGAAAGATGGAAAAACTTGAGGAAGTGACGCTGACCACAAACGGTGCGCTTCTGAAAGAGTTTACCGAGCAGATCAAGAGTGCCGGAATTCAACGTGTGAACGTCAGCCTCGACTCCCTTCAGGAAGAGAGATATAAAGATATCACCGGCGGCTTCAAACTTGAAAAGATCATTGACAGCATTAAGCATGTCCAGCGTGCTGGTATCGGTCCTGTTAAAACCAATATGGTAGTTATCAAAGGGTATAATGATGACGAAATATTAGACTTTTGTGAGTTTTCTGCTAAAAACCGCATTATCACCCGTTTTATAGAGTTTATGCCTGTTGGTAACTTCAGCGAATGGAAAGAGGAGAATATCCTTTTTGGTAAAGATATTTTGGAGATTATCAAAAGCAAATATGACCTTAAGCAGACCCAGAAAACAAGGCTTGGCGGTCCCGCTCAGAACTATGAACTAAGCAACGGTGCCATGATCGGCATTATCACTCCTATATCAAACCACTTTTGCAGTGAATGTGATAAACTTCGTCTGACATCAGACGGGAAGCTTCGTCCCTGCCTCCTTTCAGACGCGGAGATCGACCTTGTGCCGTCAATAAAGAATCAGGACAGAAATGCACTGATAGAAGCTATAGAAGAGGGGCTGAATATAAAGGATCAGGAGCATAAAGTGCTTTTGGAGAAAAGAAATGATGGATACAAACGCACCATGTCCAAAATCGGCGGATAA
- the tatC gene encoding twin-arginine translocase subunit TatC, with protein MSRDKEQGVEQALPLTTHLEELRKRLIRVIVVLVVVFSFVYWKSFIFMDFITAPIVPLLPQDSSMALLKLTEGFFTELKLSLLVAVFFSMPFIFYQMWKFIAPGLYAQEKKYIVSFVFMSSLLFFLGASFAYYVVFPFGFKFFLGYAEGYVTANLSIQWYLSFVTRLIMAFGLVFEMPVFVLFLAKMGILTAAMMRKHRRYAYFGIVIFSAVLTPPDVFTQIMMSGPMIFLYELSVLVAKAFGRKREINEDDVYA; from the coding sequence ATGTCCAGGGATAAGGAACAGGGGGTTGAACAGGCTCTTCCACTTACCACTCACCTGGAAGAATTACGTAAAAGGCTCATTAGGGTCATAGTAGTTCTTGTCGTTGTATTCAGCTTTGTGTACTGGAAAAGTTTTATCTTCATGGACTTTATCACAGCACCGATAGTTCCTCTTCTGCCGCAGGATTCTTCTATGGCGCTTTTGAAGCTTACAGAGGGGTTCTTCACAGAGCTTAAGCTGTCTCTGCTTGTTGCTGTGTTCTTTAGTATGCCTTTTATCTTTTATCAGATGTGGAAGTTCATAGCTCCGGGGCTTTATGCTCAGGAGAAGAAATACATAGTATCATTCGTTTTTATGTCGTCCCTTCTGTTTTTTCTCGGGGCGAGCTTTGCTTATTATGTTGTTTTTCCGTTTGGTTTTAAATTCTTTCTGGGATACGCCGAGGGGTATGTGACGGCAAACCTGTCAATACAGTGGTATCTCAGCTTTGTTACAAGGCTTATAATGGCTTTCGGGCTTGTTTTCGAGATGCCTGTGTTTGTCCTTTTTCTTGCGAAAATGGGTATTCTCACAGCAGCCATGATGAGAAAACACAGACGCTATGCTTATTTTGGTATAGTTATTTTTTCCGCAGTGCTTACTCCTCCTGACGTTTTTACCCAGATAATGATGTCAGGTCCTATGATATTCCTCTATGAACTCAGTGTTCTTGTTGCGAAAGCATTCGGACGTAAAAGGGAGATAAATGAAGATGATGTCTACGCATAA
- a CDS encoding twin-arginine translocase TatA/TatE family subunit produces the protein MFGFGMSEIILIMAVALIVVGPKKLPEVAKGLGKGYAEFKKYMTDFKDAVNLDIDTEPAKKPAPKKAQEVYDEHYKDATTVDAEPADAKTETAEQQEKTAEAPKEKAEGKDNVQG, from the coding sequence ATGTTCGGATTCGGAATGTCGGAAATAATCCTTATAATGGCTGTCGCTCTGATTGTTGTCGGTCCTAAAAAACTGCCGGAAGTTGCGAAAGGGCTCGGCAAGGGGTATGCCGAATTCAAGAAGTATATGACTGATTTTAAAGATGCAGTTAATCTTGATATCGATACGGAACCGGCTAAAAAACCTGCCCCTAAAAAGGCTCAGGAAGTTTATGACGAGCATTACAAAGATGCTACTACTGTTGACGCTGAGCCGGCAGATGCAAAGACTGAAACTGCTGAACAGCAAGAGAAAACTGCTGAGGCTCCAAAAGAAAAAGCTGAGGGTAAAGACAATGTCCAGGGATAA
- the radC gene encoding RadC family protein yields the protein MKEHYHGHRNRLKKRFSKEPESLYDYEVLELLLGYVLRGRDVKPQAKELLERAGSLSAILGYDTKNIKGLGEEAQMFFGAIREFFARLGYEDIDREAVIIDKPEKAAQFLKYKIAYDKKEHFVALFLDVNKKLLGFENLFKGTVDRLAVYPREIAERAITSKATHVIVAHNHPSGNMSPSETDITLTDKLIKALAALDINLADHIIITTKGFYSFKREQVI from the coding sequence ATGAAAGAACACTACCACGGACACAGAAACAGACTCAAAAAACGCTTTTCAAAAGAGCCGGAATCCCTTTATGACTACGAGGTTCTGGAGCTCCTGCTGGGTTATGTCCTCAGAGGCAGAGATGTTAAACCTCAGGCAAAAGAACTTCTGGAACGTGCAGGGAGCCTGAGCGCCATACTCGGGTATGATACTAAAAACATAAAAGGACTCGGAGAAGAAGCGCAGATGTTTTTCGGTGCTATACGTGAATTCTTCGCCCGGCTGGGGTATGAAGATATAGACAGAGAAGCTGTCATTATAGATAAACCTGAAAAAGCCGCTCAGTTTCTTAAATACAAGATCGCCTATGATAAAAAAGAACACTTTGTGGCTCTTTTTCTGGATGTTAACAAAAAACTTCTCGGTTTCGAAAATCTGTTCAAAGGCACTGTGGACAGGCTGGCTGTCTATCCGAGAGAGATCGCTGAGCGTGCAATAACGAGCAAAGCAACCCATGTCATAGTTGCACACAACCACCCGTCAGGCAATATGTCCCCGTCTGAGACAGATATCACACTGACAGATAAATTAATAAAAGCCCTTGCCGCACTTGATATAAATCTGGCTGATCATATTATAATTACCACAAAAGGCTTTTAC